A genomic segment from Candidatus Pacearchaeota archaeon encodes:
- a CDS encoding ABC transporter ATP-binding protein → MIHKENLISLKNVSKYYFMSNEIIKAIDNISIEIKKGDFIAIVGPSGSGKSTLMHIIGSLDKLSKGDIYIDNYNVSILNDDELASLRGKKIGFIFQQFNLIHNLTAKENVMLPMIFQKIKKEEREKKSLELLKIVGLEGRENHYPNQLSGGEQQRVAIARALANDPEIILADEPTGNLDTKRGILVMDFLKKLNEQGKTIILVTHDIELAKKYVNKIYYIKDGKIENVVKNK, encoded by the coding sequence ATGATCCATAAAGAAAATTTAATTTCTTTAAAAAATGTATCAAAGTATTATTTTATGAGTAATGAAATTATAAAAGCAATAGATAATATTAGTATAGAGATAAAAAAAGGAGATTTTATTGCTATAGTTGGCCCTTCTGGTTCTGGGAAGAGCACATTAATGCATATAATTGGTTCTTTAGATAAACTAAGTAAAGGAGATATATATATTGACAATTATAATGTCTCTATATTAAATGATGATGAATTAGCGTCTTTAAGAGGAAAAAAAATTGGTTTTATATTTCAACAATTTAATTTAATCCATAATCTTACAGCAAAAGAAAATGTGATGCTTCCAATGATATTCCAAAAAATAAAAAAAGAAGAGAGGGAAAAAAAATCTTTAGAGTTATTAAAAATTGTTGGTTTAGAGGGAAGAGAAAATCACTACCCAAATCAATTATCTGGAGGAGAACAACAAAGAGTTGCTATAGCTAGAGCATTAGCCAATGATCCAGAAATTATTTTAGCAGATGAACCAACCGGAAATTTAGACACAAAAAGAGGTATTTTGGTGATGGATTTTTTAAAAAAATTAAATGAACAAGGAAAAACTATAATACTTGTTACTCATGATATAGAATTAGCAAAAAAATATGTAAATAAAATATATTATATAAAAGATGGAAAAATAGAAAATGTTGTTAAAAATAAATAA
- a CDS encoding NAD(P)-binding protein, with protein sequence MPRGESKLTDIQEFPRRIKIFFFVILSILFVGTFGFKILTKETIKSSLLRTLETLVFMFKENSTISERLLEVFLALVGVFLVWWVLWSFADLLLEGNLQKYLKTKTYSFIIKKMKNHIVIVGGGRFGEEIAKILSKKNKKFLIIESNENLVKSLRKKGYLTILGDASHESILKEANIETAKKLIITSPEGKTNILITLTSKELNPKLEIYSRCENPSLVSKLKKAGAKIVIVPEIIAADKIAFDLDI encoded by the coding sequence ATGCCAAGAGGGGAATCAAAATTAACCGATATTCAAGAATTTCCGAGAAGAATTAAAATATTTTTCTTTGTTATTCTTTCTATTCTTTTTGTAGGAACATTTGGCTTTAAAATACTAACAAAAGAAACAATTAAATCTTCTCTTTTAAGAACATTAGAAACTCTTGTTTTTATGTTTAAAGAAAATAGTACAATTTCAGAAAGATTATTAGAAGTTTTTTTAGCATTAGTTGGAGTTTTCTTAGTTTGGTGGGTTTTATGGAGTTTTGCAGATTTATTGCTAGAAGGAAATTTACAAAAATATTTAAAAACCAAAACTTATTCATTTATCATAAAAAAAATGAAAAATCATATAGTAATTGTTGGCGGTGGTCGTTTTGGAGAAGAAATAGCCAAAATATTAAGTAAAAAAAACAAAAAATTTCTAATAATAGAATCTAACGAAAATTTAGTAAAAAGTTTAAGAAAAAAAGGGTATCTAACTATTCTAGGAGATGCTTCTCACGAATCTATTTTAAAAGAAGCTAATATTGAAACAGCAAAAAAATTAATTATAACATCACCAGAAGGAAAAACAAATATATTAATAACATTAACTTCAAAAGAATTAAATCCAAAATTAGAAATTTATTCAAGATGCGAAAATCCTTCTTTAGTTTCAAAATTAAAAAAAGCAGGAGCAAAAATAGTTATAGTTCCAGAAATAATTGCTGCAGATAAAATAGCTTTTGATTTAGATATATAG
- a CDS encoding thermonuclease family protein yields MRLIKILLFLLIFNSFLLMGVLFSTEEKYSEKNDLIIEEYCNATRILDGDTIETNLGIVRLLGINVPEKKERLYEEAKNFTSQLKDKEIILIKLKGYENKDRYGRLLRYVYYNNSLFNKLILEKGLAKIYYYKKDIYYEEMLKAEEEARKNKIGIWEESKNICKDCIKLEELNNKDPYEHIVLKNICNFPCDLNGWKIRDDSSSNKDILNLTLNPQEIIKISYNFSFWNDDKDSFYLIDKEGYLVIFYRYGYS; encoded by the coding sequence ATGAGATTAATAAAAATACTTTTATTCTTATTAATTTTTAATTCCTTTTTATTAATGGGCGTTTTATTCTCTACAGAAGAAAAATATTCCGAAAAAAATGATTTGATAATAGAAGAGTATTGTAATGCAACAAGAATATTGGATGGAGATACAATAGAAACAAATTTAGGAATAGTAAGATTATTAGGAATAAATGTTCCAGAAAAAAAAGAAAGACTATATGAAGAAGCAAAAAATTTTACCTCTCAATTAAAAGATAAGGAAATAATTTTAATAAAATTAAAAGGATATGAAAATAAAGATAGATATGGAAGATTATTAAGGTATGTTTATTATAATAATTCCTTATTTAATAAATTAATATTAGAGAAAGGTTTAGCAAAAATATATTATTATAAAAAGGATATTTATTACGAAGAAATGCTAAAAGCAGAAGAAGAAGCAAGAAAAAATAAAATAGGGATATGGGAAGAATCAAAAAATATATGTAAAGATTGTATTAAATTAGAAGAATTAAATAACAAAGATCCTTATGAACACATAGTTTTAAAAAATATTTGTAATTTTCCTTGTGATCTAAATGGCTGGAAGATAAGAGATGATTCTTCTTCTAATAAAGATATATTAAATTTAACTTTAAACCCGCAAGAAATAATTAAGATAAGTTATAATTTTTCTTTTTGGAATGATGATAAAGATAGTTTTTATCTAATTGATAAAGAAGGATATTTAGTAATTTTTTATAGGTATGGGTATAGTTAA
- a CDS encoding (Fe-S)-binding protein yields MKILSFLKNRGNILYYPGCLTKFVLNDIEENYKKILRKIGIDFIMLKDLEVCCGNPILNSGHEKEAKELAQKNFNLFKERGVSKIITNCPACFYMFKNNYPKLINKWDIEVEHITQSIDKAIKEGKIDIKKLNVPITYHDPCHLSRYSNVYEEPRNIIKSIGNLKEMKLTKNYSFCCGGGSGVKSNYPELANSIAKERVKMAKETNAKLLCTSCPMCYLNLKENSKDLEVKEISQLISLEKK; encoded by the coding sequence ATGAAAATCTTATCATTTTTAAAAAATAGGGGAAATATTCTATATTATCCGGGATGTTTAACAAAATTTGTTTTAAATGACATAGAAGAGAATTATAAAAAAATTTTAAGAAAAATAGGAATAGATTTTATTATGCTTAAAGATTTAGAAGTTTGTTGTGGAAATCCTATATTAAATTCTGGCCATGAAAAAGAAGCTAAAGAATTAGCACAAAAGAATTTTAATTTATTTAAAGAAAGAGGCGTTTCTAAAATAATAACTAATTGTCCTGCATGTTTTTATATGTTTAAAAATAATTACCCTAAATTAATCAATAAGTGGGATATAGAAGTAGAACACATAACACAATCAATTGATAAAGCTATAAAGGAGGGAAAAATTGATATTAAAAAGTTAAATGTACCTATAACATATCACGATCCTTGCCATTTAAGTAGGTATTCTAATGTTTATGAAGAGCCTCGTAACATAATAAAAAGTATAGGAAACTTAAAAGAAATGAAATTAACAAAAAATTATTCCTTTTGTTGTGGTGGTGGTAGCGGAGTAAAATCCAACTATCCAGAATTAGCAAATTCAATTGCAAAAGAGAGAGTAAAAATGGCAAAAGAAACAAATGCGAAATTATTATGTACTTCTTGCCCAATGTGCTATTTAAATTTAAAAGAAAATTCAAAAGATTTAGAAGTAAAAGAAATAAGTCAATTAATTAGTTTAGAGAAAAAATGA
- a CDS encoding GNAT family protein: MRIITKRLILRPLKNSDAKSIVENINDLKVSKWLLVVPYPYNLRDAKKWIKETQCEWKKRNKKEYVFGIELKEEKKVIGGIGIHKVDRFQRKAKVKYWLGRKYWNKGYGSEALKAVLEFAFKKLKLRRIEAGVFVGNIPSKKLLEKFGAKIEGIRRKSYICKADKKIKDEYVYGLLKEEFFSNKK; encoded by the coding sequence ATGAGAATAATAACAAAAAGATTGATTTTAAGACCTCTAAAAAATTCAGACGCAAAAAGCATAGTCGAAAATATAAATGATTTGAAAGTTAGTAAATGGTTATTGGTTGTTCCTTACCCTTATAATTTAAGAGATGCAAAAAAGTGGATAAAGGAGACACAATGTGAGTGGAAAAAAAGAAATAAAAAAGAATATGTTTTTGGGATTGAACTTAAAGAAGAAAAAAAAGTAATTGGTGGTATAGGAATTCATAAAGTTGATAGGTTTCAAAGAAAAGCTAAGGTTAAGTATTGGTTAGGAAGAAAATATTGGAATAAAGGATATGGAAGTGAAGCCCTTAAAGCTGTTTTAGAATTTGCTTTCAAAAAACTAAAATTAAGAAGAATAGAAGCGGGAGTCTTCGTTGGGAATATCCCTTCTAAAAAATTGCTTGAGAAGTTTGGAGCAAAAATTGAAGGAATAAGAAGGAAATCTTATATATGCAAAGCAGATAAAAAGATTAAAGATGAATATGTTTATGGTTTATTAAAAGAAGAATTTTTTTCAAATAAAAAATAA
- a CDS encoding LUD domain-containing protein, with product MKNINLKKEIKKNEEKQKIILPIIYSYKEKRDKILNEEEKEKLRNKVREIKEKTINNIKELKEKTIKNLIKNEIRVIEAKDSKEAIKIIKKIVGKEKLIIKSKSNTCNEIELKKFLKNKEIIETDLGDFLIQLFKDDKEKEIHPVLPSLHLTLDNISKKINEKFKVNVEKKEEEIIKFIRKYLREKIYKAKIGISGANVISSDGSIFILENEGNISLVSRIVDKHIILVGFDKIVETKEQALDIIKASTIFGTAQEYSSYVSIISGPSKTADIQNKIIKGAQGPKEVYLILLDNKRNEILNSEFKELLYCINCGACLNFCPVYHQIFSRYGSNYFLGAKGVISSYFQEYPKKAYENGAFFCTTCKQCYENCPVKINLSDLIKKIRKELVKRKLEPPSVKEMIINISNYGNPFGKIQKGKKPTKLYCC from the coding sequence ATGAAAAATATCAACTTAAAAAAAGAAATAAAAAAGAATGAAGAAAAGCAAAAAATAATCTTGCCAATTATTTATTCTTATAAAGAAAAAAGGGATAAAATACTAAATGAAGAAGAAAAAGAAAAATTAAGAAATAAAGTTAGAGAAATAAAAGAAAAAACAATAAATAACATAAAAGAATTAAAAGAAAAAACAATAAAGAACTTAATAAAAAATGAAATTAGAGTTATTGAGGCCAAAGATTCTAAAGAAGCAATAAAAATTATAAAAAAAATTGTAGGAAAAGAAAAATTAATAATAAAATCAAAATCTAATACTTGTAATGAAATAGAATTAAAAAAATTTCTTAAGAATAAAGAAATTATTGAAACCGATTTAGGAGATTTTTTAATTCAATTATTTAAAGATGATAAAGAGAAAGAAATTCATCCTGTTTTGCCATCTTTGCATTTAACTTTAGATAATATTTCTAAAAAAATTAATGAAAAATTTAAAGTAAATGTTGAAAAAAAAGAAGAAGAAATTATAAAATTTATAAGAAAGTACTTAAGAGAAAAAATTTACAAAGCTAAAATAGGGATTAGCGGAGCGAATGTTATTTCTAGTGATGGTAGCATTTTTATTTTAGAAAATGAAGGAAATATTTCTTTAGTTTCTAGGATTGTGGATAAACATATAATATTAGTAGGTTTTGATAAGATTGTTGAAACTAAAGAACAAGCGTTGGATATAATTAAAGCTTCAACAATATTCGGAACAGCACAAGAATATTCATCTTATGTTAGCATTATTTCTGGACCAAGCAAAACTGCTGATATACAAAATAAAATAATAAAAGGAGCACAAGGGCCAAAAGAAGTTTACTTAATTTTATTAGATAATAAAAGAAATGAAATTTTAAATTCAGAATTTAAAGAATTATTATACTGTATAAATTGTGGTGCTTGTTTAAATTTTTGTCCTGTATATCATCAAATATTTTCAAGATATGGTTCAAATTATTTCTTAGGTGCAAAAGGAGTAATTTCTTCTTATTTTCAGGAATATCCTAAAAAAGCATATGAAAATGGAGCTTTCTTTTGTACTACATGTAAACAATGTTATGAAAATTGCCCAGTTAAGATTAATTTATCAGATTTAATAAAAAAAATAAGAAAAGAACTAGTTAAAAGAAAATTAGAACCTCCTTCAGTTAAAGAAATGATTATTAATATTTCAAATTATGGAAATCCTTTTGGTAAAATACAAAAAGGAAAAAAACCAACAAAATTATATTGTTGTTAA
- a CDS encoding redox-regulated ATPase YchF — MLIGIIGKPNVGKSTFFKAATLANVLIANYPFVTIKPNHGIGYVKIDCIDKDFNVKCNPREGYCINSKRFVPIELLDVAGLVPGASEGKGLGNQFLDDLRQADAFIHIVDLSGKTNAEGKPTNNYYPGEDIKFLEKEIDLWYSNILKKVWKTFSKQIESTKENFIQAITKQFSGLKVKEEDVNKIVLKLKLDIEKPTQWTEEEIFYFASNLRKETKPMIIAGNKIDLEGAEENLKKIREEFNYPIIPCSTDAELALREASKAGLIEYIPGENNFKILKNLNENQKIALEKIKKILEKYGSTGVQNILNYVVFDLLKYVAVFPAGTSKLTDSQGRVLPDCYLMPPNSTALDFAFRLHTDLGNNFIKAIDVKTKKVIGKDYILRHKDAIEILTR; from the coding sequence ATGTTAATAGGAATAATTGGAAAACCAAATGTAGGAAAAAGCACTTTTTTTAAAGCAGCAACATTAGCAAATGTTTTAATAGCAAATTATCCCTTTGTTACAATAAAACCGAATCATGGAATTGGTTATGTAAAAATAGATTGCATTGATAAAGATTTTAATGTCAAATGTAATCCGAGAGAAGGATATTGTATTAATAGTAAAAGATTTGTTCCTATTGAACTCTTAGATGTTGCTGGGTTAGTACCTGGAGCTTCAGAAGGAAAGGGTTTGGGTAATCAATTTTTAGATGATTTAAGACAAGCAGATGCTTTTATACACATAGTTGATTTATCTGGAAAGACAAATGCCGAAGGTAAACCAACAAATAATTATTATCCCGGAGAAGATATAAAATTTTTAGAGAAAGAAATTGATTTATGGTATTCTAATATATTAAAAAAGGTTTGGAAAACTTTTTCTAAGCAAATAGAATCAACAAAAGAAAATTTTATACAAGCAATAACAAAACAGTTTTCTGGATTAAAAGTAAAGGAAGAGGATGTTAATAAAATTGTATTAAAATTAAAATTGGATATTGAAAAGCCTACACAATGGACAGAAGAAGAAATTTTTTATTTTGCAAGTAATTTAAGAAAAGAAACTAAACCAATGATTATTGCTGGAAATAAGATAGATTTAGAAGGAGCTGAAGAAAATTTAAAGAAAATAAGAGAAGAATTTAATTATCCTATAATACCTTGTTCTACTGATGCAGAATTAGCTTTGAGAGAAGCTTCAAAAGCTGGATTAATAGAATATATACCTGGAGAAAATAATTTTAAAATTTTAAAAAATTTAAATGAAAATCAAAAAATTGCTCTAGAAAAAATAAAAAAAATATTAGAAAAATACGGTTCTACTGGAGTTCAAAATATTTTAAATTATGTTGTTTTTGATTTATTAAAATATGTAGCAGTATTTCCAGCAGGAACATCTAAACTTACAGATAGTCAAGGTAGAGTCTTGCCTGATTGTTATTTAATGCCCCCTAACAGTACAGCGTTAGATTTTGCTTTTAGATTACATACCGATTTGGGAAATAATTTCATTAAAGCAATAGATGTAAAAACTAAAAAAGTAATAGGAAAAGATTATATTTTAAGACATAAAGATGCTATAGAAATTTTAACAAGATAG
- a CDS encoding polysaccharide deacetylase family protein, producing the protein MKLKKLIYSGLFLFFLQLNLYAEPQHIVRGPKDKKQIALTFDDGDNLESVIKVLEEKNVKATFFLTGNYIMKRKEEVKRAYEKGHEIENHTYTHPNCTNISLDSLINEVVITDSEIYNITGYIPRFFRFPYGKANNEKLETIEKLGKKSIFWTIDTRDWEYKKEEYKKARENIIKMINEQTNNEKGSGSIILMHTKTIVGSYKILPEIIDLLKSKGYELVTINEMFEK; encoded by the coding sequence ATGAAGTTAAAAAAATTAATATATAGTGGATTATTTTTGTTTTTTTTGCAATTAAATTTATACGCAGAACCACAACACATAGTAAGAGGACCAAAAGATAAGAAACAAATAGCATTAACTTTTGATGATGGAGATAATTTAGAAAGTGTGATAAAAGTACTTGAAGAAAAAAATGTTAAAGCAACATTTTTCTTAACAGGAAATTATATTATGAAAAGAAAAGAAGAAGTAAAAAGAGCATATGAAAAAGGCCATGAAATAGAAAATCATACTTATACTCATCCTAATTGTACTAATATATCATTAGATTCTTTGATTAATGAAGTAGTAATAACAGATTCTGAAATTTATAATATAACTGGTTATATTCCAAGATTTTTTAGATTTCCATACGGAAAGGCAAATAATGAAAAATTAGAAACAATAGAAAAATTAGGAAAAAAATCTATTTTTTGGACAATAGATACAAGAGATTGGGAATATAAAAAAGAGGAATACAAAAAAGCAAGAGAAAATATTATAAAAATGATTAATGAACAAACTAATAATGAAAAAGGGAGTGGTAGTATAATTTTAATGCATACAAAAACAATAGTGGGATCCTATAAGATTCTTCCAGAAATAATTGATCTTTTAAAATCAAAAGGATACGAATTAGTTACAATAAATGAAATGTTTGAAAAATAA
- a CDS encoding DUF1858 domain-containing protein has protein sequence MKKNKKRKRKNKKIENMTFSELIEKNPKAAKIFFEKGMNCAFCPLASKETLEQGAKSHNIDIKELIKELNKNKKKK, from the coding sequence ATGAAAAAAAACAAAAAGAGAAAAAGAAAAAATAAAAAAATAGAAAATATGACTTTTTCAGAATTAATTGAAAAAAATCCCAAAGCTGCTAAAATTTTTTTTGAAAAAGGAATGAATTGTGCTTTTTGTCCTCTTGCTTCAAAAGAAACTTTAGAACAAGGTGCTAAATCACATAATATTGATATAAAAGAATTAATTAAAGAATTAAACAAAAACAAAAAGAAAAAATGA
- a CDS encoding iron-sulfur cluster assembly scaffold protein codes for MNYNKKVIEYFTKKKYVGEIKNADGVGEVGNIICGDIMKVYIKVGKKNKEEYIENIKFKTFGCVAAIASSSALAEIAIGKKLTEAIKITNKDILNKLGNLPTIKIHCSILGEQALTEAIYNYFVKNKKKIPKFLEKKHKLIMREKQAYKKKFSNR; via the coding sequence ATGAATTATAATAAAAAAGTAATAGAATATTTTACTAAGAAGAAATATGTAGGAGAAATAAAAAATGCAGATGGTGTTGGTGAAGTGGGTAATATAATATGTGGCGACATAATGAAAGTTTATATAAAAGTTGGTAAAAAGAATAAAGAAGAATATATTGAAAATATAAAATTTAAAACTTTTGGCTGTGTCGCGGCAATTGCCTCTTCTTCTGCTTTAGCAGAAATCGCCATTGGAAAGAAATTAACCGAAGCTATTAAAATAACAAATAAAGATATATTAAATAAATTAGGTAATTTACCAACAATTAAAATTCATTGTTCTATTTTAGGAGAGCAAGCTCTTACTGAAGCAATATATAATTACTTTGTGAAAAATAAAAAGAAAATTCCTAAATTTTTAGAAAAAAAACATAAATTAATAATGAGAGAAAAACAAGCTTATAAAAAGAAATTTTCTAATCGATAA
- a CDS encoding radical SAM protein gives MLENKLIRKLIFYTLDKTIKFKFYNLDNNTKKIAEDKYLITSSVLKAIDKQYNQGISKGCKDKLENIFIKKQFLRVIKKRKLPYQDYQIGFLTVSPTNICDLSCKDCYAGFIKNKQTLPFSILIRIWEDIKNIFKTNFMVISGGEPTLYEYEEKGKKYVLEDLLEKNQDIYHLMYTNGRRIAEDFSFVKRISELGNLTPAISIEGFEEKTDLRRGKGMYKKIIKAMDNLRKEGIPFGISLTMNKYNIEELLSDEFIKEMFDKRGAVYAWSFHYMPIGKNPSFDLLITPEQRLWSFKRIRELLKQGYFIADFWDLGTVAGCMASGGDGGSYGYIDWTGNIYSCVFMPDQDKDETKNNVYNLYKNEYNLKDAFDTVLHKKIREIKATQKNKCNLCLPCTIRDRSNIYSEIIEKYGKYDSPTKEYREKIIKTGLMEKYNKECEKLFSKIWEEYLK, from the coding sequence ATGTTAGAAAATAAATTAATAAGAAAACTTATTTTTTACACATTAGATAAAACTATAAAATTTAAATTTTATAATCTTGATAATAACACAAAAAAAATTGCAGAAGATAAATATCTTATAACTTCTTCTGTTTTAAAAGCAATTGATAAACAATATAATCAAGGGATTTCTAAAGGATGTAAAGATAAATTAGAAAATATCTTCATAAAAAAGCAATTTTTAAGAGTTATAAAAAAAAGAAAATTGCCTTATCAAGATTATCAGATTGGATTTTTAACAGTTAGCCCAACAAATATATGTGATTTATCCTGTAAAGATTGTTATGCAGGCTTTATAAAAAATAAACAAACTTTACCATTTTCTATTCTAATAAGAATATGGGAGGATATAAAAAATATTTTTAAAACTAATTTTATGGTTATCTCTGGAGGAGAGCCTACTTTATACGAGTATGAAGAAAAAGGAAAAAAATATGTATTAGAAGATTTATTAGAAAAAAATCAAGATATTTATCATTTAATGTATACTAATGGAAGAAGAATTGCAGAAGATTTTTCTTTTGTTAAAAGAATAAGTGAGTTAGGAAATTTAACTCCTGCTATAAGCATAGAAGGTTTTGAAGAAAAAACGGATTTAAGAAGAGGAAAAGGAATGTATAAAAAAATAATTAAAGCAATGGATAATTTAAGAAAAGAAGGAATTCCGTTTGGGATTTCTTTAACAATGAATAAATACAATATAGAAGAATTATTAAGTGACGAATTTATTAAAGAAATGTTTGATAAAAGAGGAGCCGTTTATGCTTGGTCTTTTCATTATATGCCTATAGGAAAAAATCCTTCTTTTGATTTATTAATAACACCAGAACAAAGATTATGGAGTTTCAAGAGAATAAGAGAATTACTAAAACAAGGATATTTTATTGCAGATTTTTGGGATTTAGGAACAGTTGCTGGTTGTATGGCTTCTGGAGGTGATGGAGGAAGTTATGGTTATATAGATTGGACGGGAAATATTTACTCTTGTGTTTTTATGCCTGATCAAGATAAAGATGAAACAAAAAATAATGTTTATAATTTATACAAAAACGAATATAATCTAAAAGATGCTTTTGATACAGTTCTTCATAAAAAAATAAGAGAAATTAAAGCAACACAAAAAAATAAATGTAATTTATGTTTGCCTTGCACAATTAGAGATAGAAGTAATATTTATTCGGAAATTATTGAAAAATACGGAAAATATGATTCTCCAACAAAAGAATACAGGGAAAAAATAATTAAAACAGGATTAATGGAAAAATATAATAAAGAATGTGAAAAATTATTTTCTAAAATTTGGGAAGAATATTTAAAATAA